Below is a window of Brachyspira pilosicoli DNA.
TAAATATTAAAGCTATAGAACTAGGAAGATTTTTAATATTCATTATTATAATGATTACAGAACCAATGATGTATAATAAAGCCATTATAGGCACTACTTTTTCTGTAAATGAAGCTATTCTTTTTAAACCACCAATAAAAATAAAAGCAGATATTATAGCACATATAATACCAATATATATAGGTTTAATTTGAGGGAAAGCATTAACAAAAGCACCGGATATAGAGTTAGATTGAACCATATTACCCATAAAACCTAAAGCTAATATGATAAATATAGCAAATAAAGCAGCTAAAAATTTACCAAAAACACCTTGATAAGCAGCACGTATATAATATGCAGGCCCCCCTATAACATGACCGTCTTCGGTAGTAGTCTTATATTTTTGACCTAAAGAAGCTTCAACAAAGATTGTTGCCATACCAAAGAAAGCAGATACCCACATCCAAAATATTGCTCCTGGACCTCCAGCAATTAAAGCAGTAGCAGCACCAGCCAAATTACCAGTACCAACCTGAGCAGCAATAGCAGTTGCAAGAGATTGAAAAGAACTCATGCCTTCTTTATCAGCAGCTTTACCTCTTAAAGAAAGACTTCCAAAAGTTCTGTCCCATCCATCTTTAAACTTTGCTATCTGCACAAATTTAAGCCTCAAAGTGAAATAAATTCCACTTCCGCATAGCATAATGATAAGCAGATAATCCCATAAAATACTGTTTACCTTTGCTACTATGTTTGAAACAACATCCATAATAAACTCCTATGATTTTAATATATTAATAAAAAATGGAAACATTAGATATTATTTTTTATATCTAATATTTCCATAATTTGCAAAATTAGTAAAAAAGTTACTAAAATTATAATTAGCCTTAATAACAGATAATCTTAACCTAAGATATAAATCCGCCTTTTCTCAAAATATTCTCAGCATTCTCTCTATTTTTATCACTAACTAATATGATAGGTCCAGTACAACCCATACCAGACTCAGCATATATACCATTTTCCATAACTAACTCTACAGCCGCATCTAAGTCCATAACCTCAACTCCAGGAATTTGAGCAGTTACAACTTCTTTAGCAACAGTAGGTTTAGCTTTTTCACTTCCAGAAGAAGCATTAGCCTTAGGTTTTAAACTTTCTAATATAGCATCAAAACCATATTTTTTTACTTCCTCTTCTTCTTTATTCATAACATCTATTATATTGCCGCTAATACACTGATAAGCATACTCAATAGCACCAGCAATAACATTAGAACCAGAAGCCCTTGAAATAATGAATATAGGAGTTTTGAAACCAAATCCTATACCAGGACCATAACCATATCCTATAGCCTCATAGCTTCCGCCGCTATTGAAAGATGAGAACATTTTTATAAGAATGTTTCCTGTAAGAGAATCACAAACTACAACATCAACAGCACCAGTAATAAGGTCATTGCCTCTTAATACAGCACCGCCATCAGCACGATTAGAAGAACCGAATTTAATATTGTAGCCATTAGAAGCAAGCTCTTTTAAAGCTCTCTCAACAGTACGAGCAGAATCTATATTCAAAATACCAACAGTAGGCTCTTTTATACCGCAAGCTTTAGCTGTTATAATACCATAAATAGCATTTTTAAACATAGCCTGATCTCTAACAGTAGCAGAAGTACCAGTAGTAGTAGCAATATATGTTTCTTTACCATTAGCTTGAGAAATAACTCTTCCAACAGTTGACACTCCTATCGGGAAAGGATAATGCATAGTAACACAAGCATCCAACTCTCCTTTAGCAAGCATCTCTTCCATTATCTTATGAGCTTTTTCATCGCAATCTGTTTCTATTGTTTGAAGACCAGTAGAGTTCTTTTCACCAATTAAAACAACTTCAACATTTTTGTTTCTCTTCATAGCTATTACGCCGCCAAGAGATACAGCTTCTGCACCATGCTCAGAACCTCTGTTTGTTATACCAACTCGTACCTTCTTACCAAATTGACCAGTTTCTAAAGCATTAGCAAGAGAGAGGAAAGTCTCCCCTATCATAGATTTTATAGCTGAATTAGAAGCATCACTCATCTAATACCTCCTTATTCACCTAACATGCTTTTAGCAAAATCTCTCATAGCATTAGCAATAAGTTTATTAACTTCTTCTTTAGAAACATTTTCGCCAGTGCCTTTATCACCATTATTTTTTTCTATAATAACAGATATACCGTCAAATAGATTAGTCATTCTTCCCAAGAAAAGTGAACCTTTACCTATAAGCATTATGCGGTTAATTTTACCAGCCATAATGTCTTCAATAGCATAACCCAAATAAGGTACACCAGATGGAATATGTCCTTGAGTAGGAGCCCAACCAGACATACCATGCTTTTCAACAAACTCTGCCAATTGACTTCTATCAATATCACCCTTCTTAACACCTATAGCAGCTATCATTTTGTAGTTAGCTTCAGGTACATCGCCAGCACCAGCAGGTTTAGTTACATCAGGGTTTTGCATCTCAACAGTATATTTATCTATATCAGTAACTTTTAAATTTGCTTTTTCTAATGGATTTACTATTAAAGAAGTCATAACAGCTTGAGGAGCAGAACCTGTAGCAACAGTGTGTCTTCCAAGTACATCAGTTCTAATGATTGGATGTACTCCGTCATTTTCACTGATTAATACAGCAAAAGCACCTAATATATCTTCAATGATAGGAAGATTTTTAGTTACATGGCTTTTACCATTCATACCTAATTTAGCAGTAGCACCACCAGCAACTATTACAACATTTTTGTAAGAACCAGCTTTTACTAATGAAGCAGCTGTTACTAAAGCATGTGAAGGAGCAGCACAGAATCCTCTAATATCAAAACCAGTAGCATTTGGTATACCAGCAATTTCTGCAACACTCTTAGCAAAGTTACCGCCGCCTCTTTGGTTCATATCACCGCAAGCTTCTTCAGAACATTCAATAACTAAATCAATACTGCTTGGATCAACATTTTTCTTTCTAATAAGTTCTTTTAAAGCCATAACACCAGAAGCCTTAACTGCTAAGTTTTCAAAAATAACATGTGCACTCAAGTTAATATCAACATCATGAGCTCTTTTTACACAACCAACTAATTTTTCATTGAAATATAAACCTTCAGCATGTTCTTCTTTTATTAGTTTTTCTATATCTTCAATTTTTGTTTCGCATTTTACTTGAGCTAAATCTTTTTTAATTTCTTCTTCTGATTTGTATTTAGATTCTACAGCAACATAAGCATCTCTCATTTTTTTCTCAAACTCTGCTTCTAAATATACCAACTCAAAAGTGTCAGAAATTTTCATCATAAAAATGAATTCATCTTCAGCAAAAATCTCACCAAACTTTCCATTTCTATCACCTTTACAAGGAACCCCAATCCAGCTTCCGCCAGCTTTTTTTACCTCTTCAGAAACTTGACTAGCAAGCTTTTTTAACTCTTCAGGGTGAAGATTACCAATATAAGTTTGGTTAGGTGCATAATTTACAACATCTTCAAAAGCTCTAAGATGTTTTTTAATATTTTTTAAATAATCAGAATTAGGATTAACTTCCCTTTCAACTGTTTGCGTAGTACCATTATTAATAACCATATCAGGTGCATGTACTAAGCTATAAGCAGCAGCTTTTAATACAGCAAAACTCATCTTTTATTCTCCAAAATATTTATATTAATTAAAATAAGGGGACATACAAGTATTATTAAATATTTGTACTCCCCTTTTTTATTTTTATGATTCAATAAAACAATTAATTTTCAAAAACTGTTTGAGAATCTACAGGAGTTGATAAAGCTTTTAAAGCTCTTTCAACTAATGTACGTCTTAATTTTTTCTCATCCTCTTTAGATAAGTTTGGATTACCTAATGGGTGAGGTATAGCAACAGCAGGAACTATTCTGTTAGCACCAACTGTTAAAGATATAGGAACAATAGTACAAATATGAACTACAGGTATTCCAGTAGCTTCTATTGCTTTAACCATCGTTGCACCGCAACGAGTACAAGTTCCTCAGGTTGATGTTAAAATAACAGCTTGAACGCCGTCTTTAACTAAAGTTTGAGCAAATTCACTAGCATAAGCCTTAGAGTTTTTAACTGAAGTACCATTACCAACTGTAGTGTAGTAGTATGGATAAAGCTCTCCAATTTTACCTTCTTTCTGTAAATCTTTTAATACGTCAACAGGTAATACTCTGTTAGGGTCTTGGTTAGCATAAGTAGGGTCATAACCCCCATGAGCTGTTTCACCCATATCATCAATAGAATATCTGCCATATTTTGAAGCAGAAGAAGATTCTATATGGTCAGGGTTGCCAGTTGGTACTATACCGCCGCTTGTTACGATTGCTATTTTAGCTTTAGTAATATCTTTAATAGCTTCACCAGGAGTTACTCTGTCGAAATCTGGCATAGGATATTCTGTAGTAAATGCTTCACCTTTAATTTTTTTGATAAGCATATCAACAGCTCTCTCAGCACCATTTTTCTCTCTAAACAATGGAACACGTATTCCCCTAGGTATATAACCTTCAGCTTCTGGTGTGCCAATCTCTTCTTTTTTAAGAAGTTTAGAAACTAATTTAGCTATTGTTGGTAAAGCAGTCCTCATGCCAGCAGCAGAGTCTTTAGTAGAAACGATATAAACATCTTTCTTAAACATATCTGCTCCAGGGTTTTCAACATACATACCAGTAACAGCAGAGATTTTTAATTCATCTTGCACCATTTTAGCAACAGTACCGCAAGCAGTACCATAACGGCCAGCATTAAAAGCAGGACCAGCAACAACTAAATCTGGACTATAGCTTTTAATCATATCTAAAACTTCTTTTTTAGCTTTATCTAAGTTCTCGTTAAAGTAAGAGTCTCCGCAAATAACCGTACCAACAACTTCAGCATCAACACCTAACTTTTTAAGCTCACCTTGAAGTCCCGCACCAGGACCAACCACTCCATCTCTTTTTTCTGGAGCTATATCAGCTTTTTCTTCACCGCCAATGTTAGCAAAGAACTGATTAATATAATGAACAATTTTATATTGTGGCATTTAAGCCTCCTAATTTTTTAATTTAAGGCAACCAAATAAATAAATATTAGGCTGCCGTGTTTTTAAAAACCAAACTGGTTTTTATTTACAATGGATTTTTTTATTTTTTAGAGAATTTGTTTTTTATAAAAAATTGTAAGTTAGCTATATTATTTGTTTTCTTCACGCATTCTTTTCATTTCTGCGATTATTTCATCTACATTTAATGTCATTTCTGCCATACCAATCTGTTCATCATAAACAGAAGCATCTACTGCCTCTTTGAACTCTGGCTCTACAGCATGATAAGCATCTAAATGTAAAGCAACATTAGCTAAAGCACCAGCATAAGTAGGGTCACCTAACATTACTGTTTCAGCAGCTAAACCGCTAGCTTCTGCTTCTGCTGCACCAAATAATACTACTAAATTCTCCTTACCAAATTTTTCTGCAAACTCTTTAATTCTCTTTTGATTCTCTAAATCCATCGCTCCTGCGGCTGTTCAAACAAAACACTCCGTAGCAGCAAACAAAACTTCTGCGTCGCTTACTGTTTCAACGCAAGCTTTGATAGCTTCTCCAGGAATGCCGTCTCTATCGCCAATGATAATTACTTTTTTACCATTTAAAATACTCATGGCTTTCCTCCTAAAAATTTTGTTTATATTCTAATAATTTAATACACAAAACTAATTATAGTCCTGTAGCACTAAATTTATTAAAACCTAATTCATTTGTAGCACCAGTGATAACCTGTATCTCTGCTTCAATAGAACCGTCTGCTTTTAATGAACCGTCAAATCCGCCTGCTATTTTATCTGTATAATCTAACATACCTATTACTTTATCCATTTTTGGTAAGTTAATAACTATATTAGCATTACCAGCTGTTACTGTAGCATTAGCTGATACATCTGAATCTGCTAAAGATTGAGAAGAACCATCTCTGCCAGCATATTCATCTGTGATAATACAAGTTTTAATTCCGAATGCTTCTGCTTTTCTGCAATTCATTATTAAGTCAGCATCTGGGTTACCAAATCCTTCTTCAGAGATGATTACTGCATCTAATCCGAAATATTTAGCTAATTTTGATGCCCAATCTGATGAACGCATCTTATCTGCTAAGAATACGTTTTCATTTGTTATAATAACACCCATAAAGTTAATATCTTTACCATGTTTTTCATATAAAGCTTTAATTACAGGGTTATTTAAGTGGTGATAAGTAGTGTTTTTATCGCAAGCTGATACACAGTTACCGCTTACTATAGCACCATCCATTACTTCTGTTGGATAAATAAATGTTGGAACTATTTTCTTAGCATCAACACCATAAACATAAGTATCATGTAATAAGCCTTGTGTTTGAAGCATGTATACATAACCTACTTTTGGTAAATTAGGATACATTGCAGCTTGTTCAAATATAGGTTTAGTTTCATAAGTAAAAGTTTTGTCTGCTTTTACTTCTTTAGCTAACTTACCTAAATAAGTAGCAACTTTTAAACCTGCACCTCTTACAGCAGCTTCATAATCATGTTTTTCTAAATTGTCTACTGGCTCTATAACTAAACATAAATTATTAAGTTTAGAGAATGGTGTATAGTCAGCACCAGGGCCAGACATATCAATGATACCTTCTTGGAAACCAACTATTTTACCGCAAGTAACAACAGCAGCACCTTTTAATACATTAGTCTTTCCCTCACCTACAGTATCTACTTTAGATATCATTCCAGGGAATACTCCGCCTCTGCCTTCTATTTTTACTCTAGGCTCTATAACATCTTTTACAGGTGTTATACGAACGGATTCTCCCGGACGAGCTACATCAATTTTTACACTTTTCAATTTGTCGTCCTCGAGCACCATCTTTGTAACTTCATCAACGTTTACATAGAGTACTCCATTCTCGACTTTTGAAATCTTGTCAAGTTTTATATCTTTAATATAAATCTCGCCTAACTCTAACTTCATATAGTCTCCTTTTATATTTTTATTTTATTATAAACATAAATTATAAGCAATAAAAAAGAGCAGAAGTATATAAAAACATACTGCCACTCTTAAATTTCATTAAACACAATTTAATCCCTGATAAAATTATTCCTAGCAAAATAAACAATGCAATAATATCACTATAAATAGAATATTCTTTCATTGCAACGCAAGATATATTTTTTACTCAGCCTTTAAATTTTATCATCTATATTTTCCTCTAATTAAATAATTAAGAATAATGCTCCTCTATATATTTGTTAGCAGAAATTCCAGCTATAGCACCGTCAGCCGTAGCAGTAATAACTTGTTTCAACATTTTTGGTCTTAAATCTCCGCAAGCAAATACACCCTCAACATTCGTTTTCATTTCTTCATCTGTAACTATATAGCCATCTTTCATTTCAACTTTGCCTTCAAACAATTTTGTCAAAGGAACATATCCAACAAATATAAATACACCAAATGTGCCATCCTCTTCATCTGCCTTATATTCGTAAGTCTCGCCTGTTTCATTATTTAAAAATATAGCAGATTCAACAATTCCGTCACCTTTAAGCTCTAAAAGCTCAGTTCTAAATTTTATTTCAATTTTAGGATTAGCTTTAGCTTTTTCTTCTATAGAATTAGCACAACGAACATAATCTTTTCTAACTATTAATGTTACTTTTCTTGCAAATTTAGATAAATACATAGCTTCTTCTACAGCAGTATCTCCTCCGCCTATACAGAAAACTTCCATACCTTCAAAGAAGTTAGCATCACAAGTAGCACAATAAGAAACACCCTTACCAGTGTACTCTAATTCACCCTTACAGCCCAATTTTCTAGGCTGAGCGCCTGTAGCAATTATTACTGTTTTTGATGTATAAACTTCTCCGTCAGATGTTTTTACTTCTTTTACCTTTCCATCTAACTTAACATCAACTACCTCTTTATGCTCTATTTCAGCACCAAAAGCTTTAGCTTGCTCTATCATCTTGTTGATAAGATTTTTAGGATGTCTTGCCTCTTCATTTGGTTCATAAAAGCCAGGATAATTAGCTATTTCATCAGTAATACTAATTTGTCCGCCAAAACTCGCTTTCTCAAAAATAATTGTCTTTAATCTAGCTCTTGCAGAATAAACACCAGCTGCTAATCCAGATGGTCCGCCGCCTATTATAATACAATCATATAAATTACTCATATAAAAATCTCCATAAAATTACTTATAAAATACTTTCTATTGCTCCGATAACCAATTTATAATCTATTAACCTGAAATCATCATCTATTTCTTTAGTT
It encodes the following:
- the grdB gene encoding glycine reductase complex selenoprotein B, giving the protein MPQYKIVHYINQFFANIGGEEKADIAPEKRDGVVGPGAGLQGELKKLGVDAEVVGTVICGDSYFNENLDKAKKEVLDMIKSYSPDLVVAGPAFNAGRYGTACGTVAKMVQDELKISAVTGMYVENPGADMFKKDVYIVSTKDSAAGMRTALPTIAKLVSKLLKKEEIGTPEAEGYIPRGIRVPLFREKNGAERAVDMLIKKIKGEAFTTEYPMPDFDRVTPGEAIKDITKAKIAIVTSGGIVPTGNPDHIESSSASKYGRYSIDDMGETAHGGYDPTYANQDPNRVLPVDVLKDLQKEGKIGELYPYYYTTVGNGTSVKNSKAYASEFAQTLVKDGVQAVILTSTUGTCTRCGATMVKAIEATGIPVVHICTIVPISLTVGANRIVPAVAIPHPLGNPNLSKEDEKKLRRTLVERALKALSTPVDSQTVFEN
- a CDS encoding NAD(P)/FAD-dependent oxidoreductase, giving the protein MSNLYDCIIIGGGPSGLAAGVYSARARLKTIIFEKASFGGQISITDEIANYPGFYEPNEEARHPKNLINKMIEQAKAFGAEIEHKEVVDVKLDGKVKEVKTSDGEVYTSKTVIIATGAQPRKLGCKGELEYTGKGVSYCATCDANFFEGMEVFCIGGGDTAVEEAMYLSKFARKVTLIVRKDYVRCANSIEEKAKANPKIEIKFRTELLELKGDGIVESAIFLNNETGETYEYKADEEDGTFGVFIFVGYVPLTKLFEGKVEMKDGYIVTDEEMKTNVEGVFACGDLRPKMLKQVITATADGAIAGISANKYIEEHYS
- the grdD gene encoding glycine/sarcosine/betaine reductase complex component C subunit alpha encodes the protein MSDASNSAIKSMIGETFLSLANALETGQFGKKVRVGITNRGSEHGAEAVSLGGVIAMKRNKNVEVVLIGEKNSTGLQTIETDCDEKAHKIMEEMLAKGELDACVTMHYPFPIGVSTVGRVISQANGKETYIATTTGTSATVRDQAMFKNAIYGIITAKACGIKEPTVGILNIDSARTVERALKELASNGYNIKFGSSNRADGGAVLRGNDLITGAVDVVVCDSLTGNILIKMFSSFNSGGSYEAIGYGYGPGIGFGFKTPIFIISRASGSNVIAGAIEYAYQCISGNIIDVMNKEEEEVKKYGFDAILESLKPKANASSGSEKAKPTVAKEVVTAQIPGVEVMDLDAAVELVMENGIYAESGMGCTGPIILVSDKNRENAENILRKGGFIS
- a CDS encoding glycine/sarcosine/betaine reductase component B subunit yields the protein MKLELGEIYIKDIKLDKISKVENGVLYVNVDEVTKMVLEDDKLKSVKIDVARPGESVRITPVKDVIEPRVKIEGRGGVFPGMISKVDTVGEGKTNVLKGAAVVTCGKIVGFQEGIIDMSGPGADYTPFSKLNNLCLVIEPVDNLEKHDYEAAVRGAGLKVATYLGKLAKEVKADKTFTYETKPIFEQAAMYPNLPKVGYVYMLQTQGLLHDTYVYGVDAKKIVPTFIYPTEVMDGAIVSGNCVSACDKNTTYHHLNNPVIKALYEKHGKDINFMGVIITNENVFLADKMRSSDWASKLAKYFGLDAVIISEEGFGNPDADLIMNCRKAEAFGIKTCIITDEYAGRDGSSQSLADSDVSANATVTAGNANIVINLPKMDKVIGMLDYTDKIAGGFDGSLKADGSIEAEIQVITGATNELGFNKFSATGL
- a CDS encoding sodium:alanine symporter family protein produces the protein MDVVSNIVAKVNSILWDYLLIIMLCGSGIYFTLRLKFVQIAKFKDGWDRTFGSLSLRGKAADKEGMSSFQSLATAIAAQVGTGNLAGAATALIAGGPGAIFWMWVSAFFGMATIFVEASLGQKYKTTTEDGHVIGGPAYYIRAAYQGVFGKFLAALFAIFIILALGFMGNMVQSNSISGAFVNAFPQIKPIYIGIICAIISAFIFIGGLKRIASFTEKVVPIMALLYIIGSVIIIIMNIKNLPSSIALIFTAAFNPQAVIGGGLGIGIQQAMRFGVARGLFSNEAGMGSTPHAHALAKVKHPCEQGVVAMIGVFFDTFVVVTLTALVILTSDILQTKIYPLASASQIPEILKGVGLPQEAFRMGFGYFGVVFVAVCLFFFAFTTIVGWYFFGEQNIKYLFGVKAAKVYAVLVVGFVLLGSALKVDLVWSLADTFNGLMVIPNLLGLLALGGVASALFKEYNNMNKK
- the grdA gene encoding glycine/sarcosine/betaine reductase complex selenoprotein A; the encoded protein is MSILNGKKVIIIGDRDGIPGEAIKACVETVSDAEVLFAATECFVUTAAGAMDLENQKRIKEFAEKFGKENLVVLFGAAEAEASGLAAETVMLGDPTYAGALANVALHLDAYHAVEPEFKEAVDASVYDEQIGMAEMTLNVDEIIAEMKRMREENK
- the grdC gene encoding glycine/sarcosine/betaine reductase complex component C subunit beta, which codes for MSFAVLKAAAYSLVHAPDMVINNGTTQTVEREVNPNSDYLKNIKKHLRAFEDVVNYAPNQTYIGNLHPEELKKLASQVSEEVKKAGGSWIGVPCKGDRNGKFGEIFAEDEFIFMMKISDTFELVYLEAEFEKKMRDAYVAVESKYKSEEEIKKDLAQVKCETKIEDIEKLIKEEHAEGLYFNEKLVGCVKRAHDVDINLSAHVIFENLAVKASGVMALKELIRKKNVDPSSIDLVIECSEEACGDMNQRGGGNFAKSVAEIAGIPNATGFDIRGFCAAPSHALVTAASLVKAGSYKNVVIVAGGATAKLGMNGKSHVTKNLPIIEDILGAFAVLISENDGVHPIIRTDVLGRHTVATGSAPQAVMTSLIVNPLEKANLKVTDIDKYTVEMQNPDVTKPAGAGDVPEANYKMIAAIGVKKGDIDRSQLAEFVEKHGMSGWAPTQGHIPSGVPYLGYAIEDIMAGKINRIMLIGKGSLFLGRMTNLFDGISVIIEKNNGDKGTGENVSKEEVNKLIANAMRDFAKSMLGE